From a single Arachis hypogaea cultivar Tifrunner chromosome 3, arahy.Tifrunner.gnm2.J5K5, whole genome shotgun sequence genomic region:
- the LOC112791624 gene encoding double-stranded RNA-binding protein 4 isoform X1: MEIPTQIQLPEHMAASSSSPQPPPQPPTSSSLVQHVSPSSSPLPQHLRHKNRLQEFAQRSNIPLPGYQTTNEGTPHAPKFRATVCVDGTSYTSQMTFSQRKAAEQDAARIALESLNEKIKDDRCPLVSENTSISKSIMNEYATKLNVERPTYNTVQLEGLLPRFMSFVIFNGTKYTSVIGKNKKEAEQLAARAAILSILAGDSSSTTLYEIIRSKSSFYGIAKPNESQVTNGSIVLPIGTTEYASDLQDHKDKEVPMATNNGEKRIDVVPASSNMLSSSQELQMPIHVPCVEGPCPPKSSSLQPGGSELGQLAASDASNSGSKRRKNKKKANKRARLESMLPSAADPCSVAQ; encoded by the exons ATGGAGATTCCGACCCAGATTCAACTCCCCGAACATATGGCGGCTTCTTCATCTTCgcctcaaccaccaccacaaccacccaCTTCTTCCTCTCTCGTTCAACATGTGTCTCCATCTTCCTCTCCTCTTCCTC AACACTTAAGGCACAAAAATCGCTTACAAGAATTTGCTCAGAGATCAAATATACCACTTCCTGGGTATCAAACGACTAATGAAGGGACTCCACATGCACCAAAGTTTAGGGCAACTGTGTGTGTGGATGGTACAAGCTATACCTCTCAAATGACTTTCTCTCAGAGAAAGGCTGCTGAACAAGATGCGGCGAGGATAGCACTGGAGAGCCTGAATGAAAAGATTAAAGACGATAGATGCCCTCTTGTTTCTGAG AATACTTCGATTTCCAAGTCTATCATGAACGAATATGCCACAAAGCTAAATGTAGAAAGGCCTACTTACAATACTGTTCAGCTAGAAGGGTTGCTTCCTCGCTTTATGTCTTTTGTGATCTTCAATGGTACAAAATACACTAGTGTtattggaaaaaacaaaaaagaggcCGAGCAGTTAGCAGCACGTGCTGCTATTCTTTCCATTCTTG CAGGTGATTCTAGCTCAACAACACTGTATGAGATAATAAGATCAAAATCTAGTTTTTATGGAATAGCAAAACCAAATGAATCCCAAGTTACTAATGGAAGCATCGTCTTACCCATAGGAACTACAGAATATGCTTCTGACTTGCAGGATCATAAAGATAAAGAGGTTCCTATGGCCACTAATAATGGTGAGAAGAGAATTGATGTTGTTCCTGCTTCGTCCAATATGCTTTCATCATCTCAAGAGCTTCAGATGCCCATACATGTACCATGTGTTGAGGGCCCTTGTCCTCCAAAAAGTTCCTCTCTTCAGCCAGGAGGTTCAGAATTGGGTCAGCTGGCTGCTAGTGATGCTTCCAATTCCGGTTCAAAGAGgcgaaagaacaagaagaaggcaAATAAGAGGGCTCGGTTGGAATCCAT GTTACCAAGTGCAGCAGATCCTTGTTCAGTAGCACAATGA
- the LOC112791624 gene encoding double-stranded RNA-binding protein 4 isoform X2, which produces MEIPTQIQLPEHMAASSSSPQPPPQPPTSSSLVQHVSPSSSPLPQHLRHKNRLQEFAQRSNIPLPGYQTTNEGTPHAPKFRATVCVDGTSYTSQMTFSQRKAAEQDAARIALESLNEKIKDDRCPLVSENTSISKSIMNEYATKLNVERPTYNTVQLEGLLPRFMSFVIFNGTKYTSVIGKNKKEAEQLAARAAILSILGDSSSTTLYEIIRSKSSFYGIAKPNESQVTNGSIVLPIGTTEYASDLQDHKDKEVPMATNNGEKRIDVVPASSNMLSSSQELQMPIHVPCVEGPCPPKSSSLQPGGSELGQLAASDASNSGSKRRKNKKKANKRARLESMLPSAADPCSVAQ; this is translated from the exons ATGGAGATTCCGACCCAGATTCAACTCCCCGAACATATGGCGGCTTCTTCATCTTCgcctcaaccaccaccacaaccacccaCTTCTTCCTCTCTCGTTCAACATGTGTCTCCATCTTCCTCTCCTCTTCCTC AACACTTAAGGCACAAAAATCGCTTACAAGAATTTGCTCAGAGATCAAATATACCACTTCCTGGGTATCAAACGACTAATGAAGGGACTCCACATGCACCAAAGTTTAGGGCAACTGTGTGTGTGGATGGTACAAGCTATACCTCTCAAATGACTTTCTCTCAGAGAAAGGCTGCTGAACAAGATGCGGCGAGGATAGCACTGGAGAGCCTGAATGAAAAGATTAAAGACGATAGATGCCCTCTTGTTTCTGAG AATACTTCGATTTCCAAGTCTATCATGAACGAATATGCCACAAAGCTAAATGTAGAAAGGCCTACTTACAATACTGTTCAGCTAGAAGGGTTGCTTCCTCGCTTTATGTCTTTTGTGATCTTCAATGGTACAAAATACACTAGTGTtattggaaaaaacaaaaaagaggcCGAGCAGTTAGCAGCACGTGCTGCTATTCTTTCCATTCTTG GTGATTCTAGCTCAACAACACTGTATGAGATAATAAGATCAAAATCTAGTTTTTATGGAATAGCAAAACCAAATGAATCCCAAGTTACTAATGGAAGCATCGTCTTACCCATAGGAACTACAGAATATGCTTCTGACTTGCAGGATCATAAAGATAAAGAGGTTCCTATGGCCACTAATAATGGTGAGAAGAGAATTGATGTTGTTCCTGCTTCGTCCAATATGCTTTCATCATCTCAAGAGCTTCAGATGCCCATACATGTACCATGTGTTGAGGGCCCTTGTCCTCCAAAAAGTTCCTCTCTTCAGCCAGGAGGTTCAGAATTGGGTCAGCTGGCTGCTAGTGATGCTTCCAATTCCGGTTCAAAGAGgcgaaagaacaagaagaaggcaAATAAGAGGGCTCGGTTGGAATCCAT GTTACCAAGTGCAGCAGATCCTTGTTCAGTAGCACAATGA